A window from Solanum stenotomum isolate F172 chromosome 7, ASM1918654v1, whole genome shotgun sequence encodes these proteins:
- the LOC125871033 gene encoding trans-resveratrol di-O-methyltransferase-like — MALPNNIGDETSEVIATQAHILNHVLNYVISMSIKCAIQLEIPDIIYSHGRAMTLSNLLNALPINKLKGHDCIYRLMRILIHAGFFIQGEEGYLLTPTSRLLLKNEPLSLALFVQAQLDPILMDLWHSLSEWFTNGDSTQFATTHGKSLFEYAGDDPRVNRLLNEVMGSDARLIISVLIKNGKGVFEGLKSLVDVGGGTGTVAKAISNAFPELKCSVFDLPHVVEGLEGGNNLSYISGDMFKYVPSAHAILLKWILHDWSDEDCVKILKKCKEAIPSKENGGKVIVIDIVIDNEKRDNKSFETQLFSDVLMMVHVSGKERNEQEWAKLFSDFGFSHYKISHILGLRSVIEVYP, encoded by the exons atggCATTGCCTAATAATATTGGAGACGAAACTAGTGAAGTCATTGCTACTCAAGCACACATATTGAACCATGTGTTGAATTACGTCATTTCTATGTCAATCAAATGTGCAATTCAGCTCGAAATTCCAGATATCATTTATAGCCATGGTCGAGCCATGACTCTATCCAATTTATTGAATGCTCTCCCtatcaacaaattaaaaggtCATGATTGTATTTATCGTCTCATGCGTATTCTAATTCATGCTGGCTTCTTTATTCAAGGAGAAGAAGGTTATTTACTTACTCCAACTTCACGTCTTCTTCTTAAAAATGAGCCGTTGAGTCTAGCCCTGTTTGTTCAAGCACAATTGGATCCAATTTTAATGGATCTGTGGCACTCACTCAGTGAATGGTTCACGAACGGGGACTCTACCCAGTTCGCGACTACTCATGGGAAGTCGTTGTTTGAATATGCAGGGGATGACCCAAGGGTTAACCGTTTATTGAACGAAGTTATGGGTAGTGATGCCCGATTGATCATTAGTGTGTTGATAAAAAATGGTAAGGGAGTTTTTGAAGGATTGAAATCGTTGGTAGACGTTGGAGGCGGCACTGGAACTGTGGCTAAAGCCATTTCTAATGCATTTCCAGAATTGAAATGCTCTGTTTTCGATCTGCCCCATGTGGTTGAAGGCTTGGAAGGGGGAAACAACTTGAGCTACATTAGTGGAGATATGTTTAAGTATGTTCCTTCTGCTCATGCAATTTTGCTAAAG TGGATATTACATGATTGGAGCGACGAAGACTGTgtgaaaatattgaagaaatgtAAAGAAGCAATTCCAAGTAAGGAAAATGGAGGAAAGGTGATTGTGATTGACATTGTGATTGATAACGAGAAAAGAGATAACAAATCATTCGAAACTCAATTGTTTTCAGATGTACTGATGATGGTTCATGTTTctggaaaagaaagaaatgaacaaGAATGGGCAAAACTCTTCTCTGATTTTGGATTTAGTCACTACAAGATTAGTCATATCTTGGGATTAAGGTCTGTTATTGAGGTTTACCCCTAA